The DNA region TTTTGCCAAAAAGTTTGAAAAGAACGGTTTCATTCTCCTCGGCTGGGCAGATGTCGGTTTCGTTTACGTCTATTCCAAAACGCCGGTTCGCCATCTCAAAGATATGGAAAAAGTAAAAATGTGGATGTGGGAAGGCGATCCGGTGGCAGAAGCCACGTTCAAAGCGCTGCACATTAATCCGATTCCGCTGTCCGTAATTGACGTCATGACTGCGTTGCAGACAGGCATGGTGAACGCGGTTTACACATCGCCGCTGGCAATGATTGCGTTACAATGGTTCACAAAAGTCAAGTACATGATGGAGATTTCACTCGCCGATGCCGCCGGAGCCGTGCTCATTTCCAAACGGCAATTTAATCGGCTGCCAGAAAAATACCGGAAGGTTTTGCTGGAAAAATCAAAAGAATATTTCACTAAATTGATGACGCTCAGCCGCGAAGAAAATCGAAAATCGATTGCGGCATTGAAAAAGCAGGGCATCAAAATGAGTCCGGCGCCCGGCAAGGCAGAAGTTGAACAATTTTACCAGGCGGGAAAACGCGCGCGACGGATGATGGTGCCGAAACTTTATTCCCTCAAATTGGTCGAAGAGGTGGAGAAGGCGCTGGATGATTTTCGTGGCGCAAATTAGTTTGGTGATTGGTCGTTGAGCGTTGCGTTGAAACTCAAAATCCAAGTTTAGGAATTCAAAACCCGAAACTACAAATCCCAAAAAGTACCTAACAAAGCTGCTGCATGAAGCAAAAGCAAAAAACAGAATATTCTGTCAGCGAAATGAGCCGCTGGGGCGTGGGACCTGTGTTTGCAGGTCTCTCCATTTTATTTTCCCTCATTCCGTTATCAATCAGCTTCTATTTTTTTCCATTTTTCCAAATAAAATTTATCCCGCAAATCATCTTGACTATTTCCGGCATTATTTTTATCTTAACGGGACTGACAATTTTTCTCATTTCATATTTCACCGTTGACAGCGCCTATTATCAGGGAAAATTTGTCCGGACCGGAGTTTATCGTTGTTGCCGTCATCCGTTGTACGCTTCCTGGGTCATTTTCACGGTGCCGGGGATGGTTTTGATTGTCAATAGCTGGCTCGGACTAACGGCGCCGGTTTTCATGTATTTTTTGCTGCGCAAATTAGTGCAAAAAGAAGAAACTTACATGGAGCAAAAATTCGGGAATGTGTACACCGAGTACAGGCGCAGAACTCCCGGTATTCTGCCTTTTGGCATTTTCAAA from Calditrichota bacterium includes:
- a CDS encoding ABC transporter substrate-binding protein, with translation MKRLFLFLAAIILTTTTGGFSQKYVIKFASLAPEGSTWMNVMHELDRSVRDATNGEVGFRIYPGGVSGDEKDVLRKIRLGQLHSAGFTGVGMGEILPEVRIFDSPFLFRNYDEVDFIHEKFFDNFAKKFEKNGFILLGWADVGFVYVYSKTPVRHLKDMEKVKMWMWEGDPVAEATFKALHINPIPLSVIDVMTALQTGMVNAVYTSPLAMIALQWFTKVKYMMEISLADAAGAVLISKRQFNRLPEKYRKVLLEKSKEYFTKLMTLSREENRKSIAALKKQGIKMSPAPGKAEVEQFYQAGKRARRMMVPKLYSLKLVEEVEKALDDFRGAN
- a CDS encoding isoprenylcysteine carboxylmethyltransferase family protein; this encodes MKQKQKTEYSVSEMSRWGVGPVFAGLSILFSLIPLSISFYFFPFFQIKFIPQIILTISGIIFILTGLTIFLISYFTVDSAYYQGKFVRTGVYRCCRHPLYASWVIFTVPGMVLIVNSWLGLTAPVFMYFLLRKLVQKEETYMEQKFGNVYTEYRRRTPGILPFGIFKKDG